Proteins from a genomic interval of Debaryomyces hansenii CBS767 chromosome E complete sequence:
- a CDS encoding DEHA2E21362p (similar to CA2229|IPF5682 Candida albicans IPF5682 unknown function) — protein MSTLRSNKRSMEFKEPLPLIERPEFIHASVESDGSENGSEISLATYGYLIILVSWTVFLISMNTLFKVWSFVIYPLSLDPMTRPKYYKLTTFFEHLDYYVLSCWCIYVVFWWWSCASWVGLKLFRHSKGISVSS, from the coding sequence ATGTCTACTCTTCGACTGAATAAGAGATCTATGGAATTCAAAGAACCTCTCCCACTTATAGAAAGACCTGAGTTTATCCATGCATCTGTAGAGTCAGATGGATCTGAGAATGGAAGTGAAATATCGTTGGCTACATATGGCTACCTTATAATACTTGTAAGTTGGACAGTATTCCTCATTTCGATGAATACTTTGTTTAAGGTATGGTCCTTTGTTATATATCCCTTATCATTAGATCCCATGACGAGACCTAAATATTACAAGTTAACTACATTTTTCGAACACCTCGATTATTACGTGCTAAGTTGTTGGTGTATTTATGTGGTTTTCTGGTGGTGGTCCTGCGCTTCTTGGGTTGGACTAAAACTATTCAGACATTCTAAAGGTATTCTGGTGAGTTCCTAG
- a CDS encoding DEHA2E21384p (similar to uniprot|Q02890 Saccharomyces cerevisiae YPL096W PNG1 de-N-glycosylation enzyme), whose product MSSQGNKYEYGELADKLILAYSKRRLFKAIGTKRDRQQQFSRLDNKDKRFISKLIDVSNSNEKHKIPSELDIALDCIDLAKIYEGVDKREYERESKAKDPNLIYEDFIVLELLHYFKHDFFKWVNKPECSRCKQSSNNIVPTGNSGPPSINPSEISIIENYKCTKCNIAVSFPRYNNPIKLLETKSGRCGEWVNCFIFILRALLGSQSQIRYVWNHEDHVWCEYYSLGLKRWIHLDPCEGVFDEPNLYCENWGKKMSWCFAFGETYIMDVSDKYITKSDKQINKLESVSSLKNIKEFIDTLNDDKLVRYYSNMALTASDENRNLMRLYQEVILIHNSEKFNKENKIEVSRTHNIPTGRQTGDAEWTKSRGEDGNE is encoded by the coding sequence ATGTCAAGTCAaggaaataaatatgaatatggTGAGCTTGCTGACAAACTTATACTTGCATATTCAAAGCGTCGCCTCTTCAAAGCAATTGGTACCAAAAGGGATAGGCAGCAACAATTCTCCAGGCTTGACAATAAAGATAAGAGATTTATACTGAAATTGATAGATGTTTCcaattcaaatgaaaaacaTAAGATTCCATCGGAGCTTGATATAGCACTTGATTGTATTGACTTGGCTAAAATTTATGAGGGTGTAGATAAAAGAGAATATGAAAGAGAAAGCAAAGCTAAAGACCcgaatttaatatatgaaGATTTTATAGTATTAGAGTTATTACATTACTTCAAGCATGATTTTTTCAAGTGGGTCAATAAACCTGAGTGTTCACGATGTAAACaatcatctaataatattgtACCAACAGGTAACTCCGGTCCTCCAAGTATAAATCCAAgtgaaatttcaattatagAGAATTATAAATGTACTAAATGCAATATTGCCGTCAGCTTTCCTAGATATAATAATCCAATTAAATTACTAGAAACTAAAAGTGGTCGCTGTGGTGAGTGGGTAAattgtttcattttcatattaCGTGCATTGTTGGGAAGTCAATCTCAAATAAGATACGTCTGGAATCATGAGGATCATGTGTGGTGTGAATACTATAGTTTAGGTTTGAAAAGATGGATCCATCTTGATCCCTGTGAAGGAGTATTTGATGAACCAAATCTTTACTGTGAAAACTGGGGTAAGAAAATGAGTTGGTGTTTTGCCTTCGGTGAAACATACATTATGGATGTAAGcgataaatatattaccAAATCAGATAAGCAGATTAACAAGTTGGAATCTGTGTCTAGTTTGAAAAacattaaagaatttatcGATACTTTAAACGATGATAAGTTGGTTAGATATTATTCGAATATGGCATTAACGGCTTCAGATGAAAACAGAAACTTGATGAGATTGTATCAAGAAGTTATACTTATACATaatagtgaaaaatttaacaaagaaaataaaattgaagtGTCCAGGACGCATAATATACCTACGGGAAGACAAACTGGAGATGCTGAGTGGACCAAGTCCAGAGGAGAAGATGGGAATGAATAA
- a CDS encoding DEHA2E21428p (similar to uniprot|Q12001 Saccharomyces cerevisiae YOR002W ALG6 Glucosyltransferase involved in transfer of oligosaccharides from dolichyl pyrophosphate to asparagine residues of proteins during N-linked protein glycosylation) encodes MGKSSSKAGNKVPIPQTTPAKAKKKTKKSNKIKEQVAVKNSQIPFENSPIYDLLQFFEKAPDQWTARYILILTAIILRSAVGLGSFSGQGEKPINGDFEAQRHWMELTIHLPINKWYFYEPLYWGIDYPPLTAFHSYLFGKLGSLINSDWFRFFTSRGLESSDLKTYMRYTSLISELVIYVPALLGFISIMGKKLNLSRMYQIVISTIILCQPSLILIDHGHFQYNSVMLGLFLFSLVDLIKGNYILASIWFMSSINFKQMGLYYAPFIFAYLFSKLFTNYYDLGSDRSVKKLVTSFNFKKLIAIGLAVIITSIVIISPFIILPNCSRAETLNVLKQILIRVFPFERGLFEDKVANFWCTTNLVVKYRDIFSINQLKKITLLSTLVAILPPCLMISYKNIFNPKFSISSSSPVKYLSLIYGFAATSWGFFLFSFLVHEKNVLVPLLPSTLLFIINDKSKISMIQWINNIAAFSLWPLLKKENLVLQYVVVILLSNWLVGGFNMKLSNNIFFPRINWFWNLVISASYISVAIVHFVDYFYLPPARYPDLWVILNTTVSFGCFSLFWLWILYQFYKL; translated from the coding sequence ATGGGAAAGCTGAGCAGTAAGGCTGGTAATAAAGTACCAATACCACAAACCACACCTGCTAAGGCTAAGAAAAAGACTAAGAAgtctaataaaattaagGAACAGGTAGCTGTCAAAAATTCACAAATTCCATTTGAGAACTCGCCAATTTATGACTtacttcaattttttgaaaaagcCCCAGACCAATGGACAGCCAGgtatatattgatattgaccGCCATTATTTTGAGAAGTGCCGTTGGTCTAGGATCATTTCTGGGTCAAGGAGAAAAGCCAATAAATGGAGATTTTGAAGCCCAAAGACATTGGATGGAATTGACTATTCACCTTCCTATCAATAAATGGTATTTCTATGAACCATTATACTGGGGTATCGATTACCCACCATTAACTGCCTTTCACCTGTACTTATTTGGCAAGTTGGGATCGTTAATTAATTCAGACTGGTTTAGATTTTTCACCTCGAGAGGACTAGAATCATCAGATTTGAAAACATACATGAGATACACCAGCTTGATAAGTGAATTGGTGATATATGTTCCAGCATTATTAGGCTTTATTTCGATAATGgggaagaaattgaatttaagcAGGATGTATCAAATAGTGATATCTACCATAATCTTGTGTCAACCATCACTTATTTTGATAGATCATGGACATTTCCAGTATAATTCAGTGATGCTAGgattattcttattttcattagttgATCTAATCAAAggaaattatattttagCGTCAATTTGGTTCATGAGTTCAATTAACTTTAAGCAAATGGGCTTATATTATGCACCTTTTATTTTCGCATACCTTTTTTCCAAGTTATTCACTAATTATTACGACTTAGGTTCTGATAGATCTGTTAAAAAGTTAGTAACAAGCTTTaacttcaaaaaattgattgcCATTGGTCTTGCAGTAATAATTACTAGTATTGTAATTATTTCACCGTTTATTATCCTACCAAATTGTTCAAGAGCGGAGACGTTAAATGTTTTAAAGCAAATATTAATCAGAGTATTTCCATTTGAAAGAggtttatttgaagataaggTTGCAAATTTCTGGTGTACTACAAATTTAGTAGTCAAGTATAGAGATATATTTTCGATCAAccaattaaagaagattacATTATTGTCTACATTGGTGGCTATTTTACCTCCGTGCTTGATGATTTcttataaaaatatttttaatccAAAATTTTCTATTAGTTCGCTGTCTCCagtgaaatatttatcattgatttatGGATTTGCTGCTACATCATGGGGATTCTTTTTATTCTCATTTTTGGTACACGAAAAGAATGTGCTTGTGCCTCTTTTACCTAGTACGCTAttatttatcatcaatGATAAAAGTAAGATTTCCATGATCCAATGGATCAATAACATAGCAGCTTTCAGCTTATGGCCATTGttaaagaaggaaaatcTTGTTTTGCAATATGTTGTTGTGATACTTTTGTCAAATTGGTTAGTGGGTGGATTCaatatgaaattatcaaataatattttctttcctAGAATAAATTGGTTTTGGAACTTGGTAATAAGTGCATCGTATATATCGGTCGCAATTGttcattttgttgattatttttatttaccCCCAGCTAGATACCCTGATTTGTGGGTTATTTTGAACACTACAGTTTCATTCGGCtgtttttctttattctGGTTATGGAtattatatcaattttataaacTTTAG
- a CDS encoding DEHA2E21450p (some similarities with CA2245|IPF7409 Candida albicans IPF7409 unknown function) — MSSETDSYRDKDRNIEDSPGSNCSESSNKELNNETVLDESKNKADISNDQCKEYNTDEYPKRNLPQLFSLEIEKTTETSNSHGGFLRYEDAPGKLLQQTPSGSNDTLNNAVSHEDIGEPLRKFKIPEGGSSTNIRNPHDELTELNQYIANYKIDAVSPLSNETRTLASHQESPPIAEPIPKGKPPFIKSKILDPIGRYPDGRFLNTIFQNPATTSNSKDKVESSIEGENNRHVDSLSLSNEKYPKWLQKNKHRVTYSSLFLLILLLLSCFIPIVVTLYNGTQHTVHNYFRMSNQDERSRMFKSLVHDYGNLDGGNSTKMSRRKSKGADLAGYNTVNGINPKYKNDQEVVSLMSDKDFFGTIFYGLGYAPRDAMEPRCGVSKREILLDLSLISKVTTRVRNYGMQCNQSDFILDSIQDLQLNMTLAMGVWIGSNETTNSQQITWMKEMLNKYPRDLFECIFIGNEVLFREEQTSKSLSEYIEEARSYAKEIGYNDLPIGTSEIGSLIDKTLLKSCDIIGANVHPFFSGGEVETASQWAFDFVKYQIEPLNEGYDTEIIITEVGWPYKGGEYEAAVADPKSFQIFLNDWVCDAYENDYGWYYFEAFDEPWKKIFYEDGNKWETEWGLFTKDRNHKRNMLLPNC; from the coding sequence ACTGACGAATACCCGAAGAGAAATTTGCCTCAACTATTTTCActagaaattgaaaagacCACAGAAACGAGTAATTCACACGGAGGTTTCTTGAGGTATGAAGACGCTCCTGGCAAGTTATTGCAACAAACACCAAGTGGTTCTAATGATACTCTTAATAATGCTGTGTCTCATGAAGATATAGGCGAACCTTTAaggaaattcaaaatacctGAAGGTGGTTCGTCAACAAATATTAGAAACCCTCATGATGAATTAACTGAATTAAATCAATACATTGCAAATTATAAGATTGATGCCGTTTCACCTCTTTCAAACGAGACAAGGACGTTGGCCAGCCATCAAGAATCACCTCCAATTGCTGAGCCTATTCCCAAAGGAAAGCCACCTTTCATCAAGTCAAAAATATTAGACCCTATCGGACGATACCCAGATGGACGGTTTCTCAATACCATATTTCAAAACCCCGCTACGACTAGTAATAGCAAAGATAAAGTAGAGTCAAGCATCGAAGGAGAAAATAATCGTCATGTTGATTCTTTGAGCTTACTGAATGAGAAATACCCGAAATGGttgcaaaaaaataaacatCGTGTAACATATAGTTCACTATTTCTTCTCATCTTATTACTACTTAGTTGCTTTATTCCAATAGTTGTCACTTTGTACAATGGTACTCAACATACGGTGCATAATTACTTCAGGATGCTGAACCAAGATGAACGGCTGAGAATGTTCAAGTCTTTGGTTCATGATTATGGAAATTTAGATGGAGGTAATAGCACAAAAATGTCAAGAAGGAAATCTAAAGGAGCTGATTTAGCTGGGTATAATACCGTGAATGGTATTAATCCCAAATACAAAAATGATCAGGAAGTGGTTTCATTGATGTCAGATAAAGATTTTTTCGGCACGATATTCTACGGCCTTGGTTATGCTCCTAGAGATGCAATGGAACCACGCTGTGGTGTCAGTAAGCGGGAAATTCTATTAGATCTATCTTTAATCTCGAAGGTTACAACTAGAGTTAGAAATTATGGTATGCAGTGCAATCAATCAGATTTCATATTAGattcaattcaagatttgcaACTTAACATGACCTTGGCCATGGGAGTTTGGATTGGGTCTAATGAAACAACCAATTCCCAACAAATAACTTGGATGAAGGAAatgttgaataaatatcCTAGAGACTTATTCGAATGTATTTTCATTGGAAATGAAGTATTATTTAGAGAGGAACAAACTAGCAAAAGTTTAAGCGAGtatattgaagaagcaaGATCGTACGCAAAAGAAATTGGCTACAATGATTTACCAATTGGTACATCAGAAATCGGTTCATTGATTGATAAAACCCTATTAAAGAGTTGTGATATAATTGGCGCAAATGTTCATCCTTTCTTTTCTGGAGGTGAAGTTGAGACAGCTAGTCAATGGGCATTTGACTTTGTTAAATACCAGATTGAACCATTAAATGAAGGTTATGATACTGAAATCATTATAACTGAAGTGGGATGGCCCTATAAAGGTGGAGAGTATGAAGCAGCAGTTGCTGACCCCAAAtctttccaaatttttcttaATGATTGGGTATGTGATGCTTATGAAAATGACTATGGCTGGTATTACTTCGAGGCGTTTGATGAACCatggaagaaaatattCTACGAAGACGGAAATAAATGGGAAACTGAATGGGGGTTGTTCACAAAAGATAGGAATCATAAACGAAATATGTTATTGCCAAATTGCTAA